ATAGCCAATGAAAATACATTTACGGCTCCTAGAAGCAAATTTATCATGGGAACGATTTAAGTTCCGTGCATATGCAAGACAACCGAAGGTTCGGATAGTGTCAAACGGCGGTGATTTATTAAAAAGCAATTCAAAAGGAGTTTTTCCATTTAGAAGGGAGGTCGGGGTGCGATTTATTAAGTAAACGGCACTTAAGATACATTCATTCCAAAAATATAAAGGAAGACCAGCTTGAAAACGAAGGGCTCGTGCGACATTTAAGATGTGACGATGTTTGCGTTCCACCCGCCCGTTTTGTTGAGGGGTGTCAACATTAGAGGTTTGAAAAAAGATTCCATTTTCTTTAAAGAAGGATATTAGAGGTCGAAATTCGGTACCGTTGTCGGTCCgtaaaattttaattttcttaTCAAATTGACGTTCTATCATGGCAAAAAGATTTAGTAAAGTTTGTTTTGTATCACTTTTCCGTCGTAAAAGGTAAACCCATGTAGAACGAGAAAAATTATCAGCAATTGTTAAAAAATGAGTAGAACCACAAGAGGCATTTTTGGAGTAAGGTccccataaatcacaatgtaTAAGATAAAAAATAGAATTAGCGCGATTATTGCTTAAATTAAAATGTTCGCGAGTCTGTTTCGCGCGTAAACAAATTTCACAACTTTTGCTACTAAAATTATCAAGAGTTCGAGAGGTTTTATTAAGAAAAGGTAAATAACGAGAAATGTGGGATGAAGGGTGCCCCAACCTTCAGTGCCAGAGTTCAACAGAATCCGGAGGATCGGCCATACATGCTGTGGCTTTATCTTGTCTAACACCTGTGAGGTAGTAGAGCCCCTCGTGTTGCTCACCCGCACCAATCACCGTCTTCGAGATACGGTCCTGAATAAGACATAAATTGTGAGAAAATTGAATGGTGAGAGTACTATCCATAAGAAGATTTGAAACTGAAATTAGATGACAATTTAAATTAGCAACGTATAAAACATTTTGTAAAGTAAGACGGGATGATAATTTGATATCACCACTTTTAGTGGCTATAGTAAGGTCTCCATTTGGTAGACCAACAGAGAGGGGAGTAATATTTTTAAGATGTGAGAAATGGGAAAGACATCCCGACATATGTTGAGACGCTCCCGTATCAATAATCCAAGTAAGGAGAGAATCATTACCATTGAGACGTTCATTTGCTTGGTCAGATTTGTGAGCCTGCCAGAGGGTACCCAGCTCTTCCAATTCACGTGGAGTCAAATTGTTGAGATTAAGCTTGTCAAATTGAGCAAGAGGGGGATGGGAGGAGGACGTATCAGGGGGCATGGAAGCAATAGATGTAGAAGCCATATGTGCTTTTGGTGACGGCCCAGAAACAGACTGTTTCGTCTGATCCGTGGAGTTCTTTCGGCGCGGGTCGGGGACGAAAATAGCATTACTCAAGTCTGTCGCATTAGGGTCTATATAGATACGATCCCGCGGACGGTCTCCCCATGACTCGGGAAATTTTCCCGTAACAAGATAGCAAAATTTCAAACTATGGCCAGGTCTCTTACAAGCTATGCAAAAATACTTAGAGGGTTCGTTTGGGTTACGACGTTGGGTACgggatccccccccccccccccgattgACGAGAACCTTGAGAATAGCGAGTAGCAAATGCCATAGCATCAGGTGTAGAGTCAGACTTAAGAGAAGATAAATTTCTGATGCCCTCGTCTTGCAAAAGACGATTATATATCAAATCTAAAGAAGGCAGGGGAGAGATTCCTAGAATCTGGGAACGTATGCTAGCAAACCTATCATCAATTCCCATTAAGAAGATACGtaccttttctttttctcttctagCCGTGATAACAAGTTTCcaatcacaaggacaaaaagAGCAAGAACATGGCGGAAGTGCATCGTGTTCCAACAGAGCATTCCAGATAGTAATCATCCGACCATAATATGCAACTAAGGATTCAGTCGGTCCCTGGCGACATGTTAAAAGATCGGACTGCAATTGATAAATTCTGGCCTCGTTAATTTGACAGAAACGTGTCTTGATGTCTGTCCAAAGTTGTTTCGCTTCGGGACGAACTATGATCTGATTGCGCAAGGTAGGTTCGATGGTATTAAAATCCACATAGAGACTAAGGCATTCGTTGACTGCCATGTTTCGAAATCATCCGTATTTTGTGATGGTTTGGGGACGGAGCCATCAAGATAGGCGAGTTTACCCTTAGCCATGAGTGCAAGTTGAAAAGAACGGGACCATTCATCGTAGTTATTCCCATTGAACATGACGGGAGTGATGCTATGACCCGTATGTTCAACGTGAATAATCGAGAGTGAAGAAGTTTTTGTGGGTTCGCCACTTTGTGTGGCTGGGTTTGTCATGATGAgactgaaaagaagaaaaagaataaGACGGCAGAGATTagcaagagaaaaaaaaatatgcCCTAGCTTGATACCATGATAAACATGAGATATAGAAAGATAATTGTGTATTGTATTGCTTGTACGATTACAACCTATTGTTAGTCTATATATACAATAGAAAGAATAACATGTTTaggaaacaaataaaacaaattagCTATATACACTAATTACAATATTATGTTGCTTGATTTGTGGAGGAGGCAACGTTCAAGAGCAACGGCTCTTTTGGTGGAGCTAATAAAAATAATAGGGTACAAATGATTGTTTCAATGTATTTGTATATAGGCAATGGTGGGTTTTGTGATATATGGGACGTTAATTTCATTTTTATGGACTTTGGTCGGTCTTTGTCTAAACTCTCTCGAAGTAATTTTGAGTTTTCAACCCCTCAGTTCACGAATTACCAACAATTTCATTTGGGTTTTACGAGTtatgcactactacagatacagcctataacaacgggtaaaaaccgttgtaaaataaaaaagcggacgttgttaaagcggccgttgtagaaggtatttacaacggtttgcttatttagtggaACCGTTGTCtaaattattcacaacggttaaaagccgttgttattGGAtgctctccgttgtggaaagtgtttcaaaattttggagggaattatataacaacggttgtcgtatgtataaccgttgttgtaacttttcctccaaaattgtgaagtcttttgacaacgggtttatgttacatacccgttgttgaaattgttagtaacaacggttctttgtttaatacccgttgttgtaattttacctccaaaattgtgaatacttttaacaacggttctttgattaaaacctgttgttgaatattatgcgcgggtatttgtaaatgtcattcacaacggtgttagttttattaaccgttgtgaaaggtattcacaacggtttttttttagtaaccgtttttattacgtacacctaatgttctgaaaaattaaatttgtttcatgccattcaaaaacctgcatatatcaagaaagacaccatataccaaagaccaaagataaatcatagctgggttcatcagaactcaatagattcaattcaaccacaacagcagcatcatatatatatatatatataattacaaggagttgaatttacatgaactaattaatcattccctaacttcaacaaaaaaattactaataagctgatctaaactgtgagtatagtatcatgcatttctatctatatatattctaagacgtagttgccccacatgtctcttacctcgtctatatctatacttgagtattgctcaatctgttgtgactggttgattacatactgcggaaaaaacaaagagaatacattatggtatatatagcagcaagcaagacaacattagcaacatcatggtatatatagcagcaattgcaagacaacattagctctaatttaaaaaaaaagtaataaacacatgtttaaattattactaaccctttctggaataacgagatatcttcgcctaataatctccaacatgaaccgacaagcctagtatccacattgtatgctatcctggtggcgaggggcctattattacataaaaaaaaaacagacgagagaaggctcacatcagaatcttgaactttaggtattgtattagtattaaacacagattttgcacttaatgttattgtatttgagcacgtacccctgttatcgtaataaaatcagggccaacatcagaatctttcgtgggttgatcctcctc
This sequence is a window from Silene latifolia isolate original U9 population chromosome 8, ASM4854445v1, whole genome shotgun sequence. Protein-coding genes within it:
- the LOC141594622 gene encoding uncharacterized protein LOC141594622, with the translated sequence MAVNECLSLYVDFNTIEPTLRNQIIVRPEAKQLWTDIKTRFCQINEARIYQLQSDLLTCRQGPTESLVAYYGRMITIWNALLEHDALPPCSCSFCPCDWKLVITARREKEKVRIFLMGIDDRFASIRSQILGISPLPSLDLIYNRLLQDEGIRNLSSLKSDSTPDAMAFATRYSQACKRPGHSLKFCYLVTGKFPESWGDRPRDRIYIDPNATDLSNAIFVPDPRRKNSTDQTKQSVSGPSPKAHMASTSIASMPPDTSSSHPPLAQFDKLNLNNLTPRELEELGTLWQAHKSDQANERLNVSNLLMDSTLTIQFSHNLCLIQDRISKTVIGAGEQHEGLYYLTGVRQDKATACMADPPDSVELWH